A genomic segment from Diospyros lotus cultivar Yz01 chromosome 5, ASM1463336v1, whole genome shotgun sequence encodes:
- the LOC127801574 gene encoding fasciclin-like arabinogalactan protein 8, giving the protein MSVMGRLFLVLCLFGFFSAKAHNITEILSKSPEYGQFNSYLSQTKLADEINSRQTITVLVFKDAAMSFLAANHPLAAIKNALSIHVLLDYFDALKLHQISGGTGLTTSLYQTTGNAPENLGFVNITDLKGGKVGFGSAAPGSPIDSTYTKEVKTIPYNISVLEINQPIIAPGVLDAPVPSASENITALLEKAGCKTFATLIMASGVFKAYQAAAEKGLTVFAPSDEAFKAANVPDLAKLTNANLVALLQYHALASYSPIGTLKATNEPISTLATNGAGKFDLTVATNGDEVTLKTGLDSSRIGSTVIDAMPLCIFTVDNVLLPAELFGKAPSPTLAPEPVKSPSPSLLPSPSKSPAPVVSAPSPAPVSARAPAPAPVSAKAPAPAPVSAKAPAPAPAPVSAKAPAPALETPEGAPAPFIESPDGAPAEGPGEAPHSTSDNGDVKAPALLKALFIVSVSVAISGFLS; this is encoded by the coding sequence ATGAGTGTAATGGGCCGCCTTTTCCTTGTTCTCTGTCTGTTCGGCTTCTTCTCGGCCAAAGCTCACAATATCACTGAGATACTATCGAAATCTCCAGAATACGGCCAGTTTAACAGCTACCTCAGCCAAACGAAGCTCGCCGACGAGATCAATAGTCGCCAGACGATAACCGTCCTGGTTTTCAAAGACGCCGCCATGTCCTTTCTCGCGGCCAATCACCCCCTCGCCGCCATCAAAAATGCCCTCAGCATCCACGTGCTCTTGGACTACTTCGACGCCCTTAAGCTCCACCAGATCTCCGGAGGCACCGGTCTCACTACCTCGCTCTACCAAACTACCGGAAATGCGCCGGAGAATCTAGGTTTTGTCAATATTACCGATTTGAAGGGCGGAAAGGTCGGCTTCGGGTCGGCTGCGCCGGGGTCGCCTATCGACTCGACTTACACCAAGGAGGTGAAGACGATTCCGTATAACATTTCGGTTTTGGAGATCAACCAGCCGATCATAGCGCCGGGGGTTTTGGACGCGCCGGTTCCGTCGGCTTCGGAGAACATTACAGCTTTGCTTGAGAAGGCCGGGTGCAAGACGTTCGCGACGTTGATTATGGCGAGCGGCGTGTTCAAGGCCTACCAGGCGGCGGCGGAGAAAGGGTTAACGGTGTTTGCTCCGTCGGACGAGGCGTTTAAGGCGGCGAATGTGCCGGATCTGGCGAAGCTCACGAACGCCAACCTGGTGGCGCTCCTGCAGTACCATGCTCTCGCTAGTTACTCTCCAATTGGCACGTTGAAGGCGACTAACGAGCCGATTAGCACGCTCGCCACCAACGGCGCGGGAAAGTTTGATTTGACCGTTGCCACCAACGGCGACGAGGTGACTTTGAAGACGGGACTCGACTCTTCTCGAATCGGCAGTACTGTCATCGACGCCATGCCACTCTGCATTTTCACCGTCGATAATGTACTCCTTCCGGCTGAGTTGTTCGGGAAGGCACCGTCTCCGACACTTGCGCCGGAACCTGTCAAGTCGCCGTCGCCGTCGCTGTTGCCTTCTCCTTCTAAATCTCCTGCACCGGTGGTTTCTGCCCCCAGCCCGGCCCCGGTATCAGCTAGGGCTCCAGCGCCGGCCCCGGTATCAGCTAAGGCTCCGGCGCCGGCTCCGGTATCAGCTAAGGCTCCGGCACCGGCCCCGGCCCCGGTATCAGCTAAGGCTCCAGCGCCGGCCTTAGAAACTCCAGAAGGAGCTCCGGCGCCGTTTATAGAATCTCCGGATGGAGCTCCGGCGGAGGGACCGGGCGAGGCGCCGCACAGCACGTCGGATAACGGCGACGTGAAAGCCCCAGCATTGCTTAAAGCGCTGTTCATAGTGTCAGTCTCCGTTGCTATATCAGGGTTCTTGTCGTAA
- the LOC127801677 gene encoding uncharacterized protein LOC127801677 isoform X1, with the protein MAKDAGSAAHARKKEEKRPRSIFDLPPDFFDSCLLLQSPISSVEPSSQVSEIETLGEEADKHQQPSQSGATTKTSSISRWSCNTCKAEFESLDDQRSHFKSDFHRFNVKLSIAGKDIVKEDDFDELTSGSLFTDWDISSISGSEDEAEKGSFPPNGMDGGLSRSVKQKLYICLQKGERISIWRCLLLDEADNIMFKNDKLVPAENGNFIPFLKEKEVIEKLKFLIHEPRDNTCLRVVLLASGGHFAGCVFDGNSIVAHKTFHRYVIRAKAGKKQSSKDASGKAAHSAGASLRRYNELALKKEIQELLATWKPYFDASSCVFIYAPSNNRQLLFDGEKPYFSCKRCAIRNIPLTVRRPTFKEARRVYNWLTQVCEEVDEEKTTITKESSLLSANDTSDDCLESTSENLGDKLESRDTTEAYSGVKKSDTPISKERESEILGTTTLLHEAAKSGNDQKVLELLEQGLDPCIKDERGQTPFMLATDKEVRNTFRRFMASNLDKWDWHAARVPSALTKEMELSQAAKQAEKDAKRKARSKELKKLRKAREKKAEQAEAALSQSAPIVPQNRGATSIAISKGQSQSTTGSLISKEEELKRAQAAEREKRAAAAERRMAAAAAKGSDANIAPAAVAAASSSSSSSQPRGVVSSDDVKCSCCNTSLVGKVPFHRYNYKYCSTSCMHVHREMLEDE; encoded by the exons ATGGCAAAAGACGCTGGTTCCGCCGCCCATGCTCGGAAAAAGGAGGAGAAGCGACCGCGCTCCATATTCGATTTGCCGCCGGACTTCTTCGATTCATGTCTCCTCCTCCAGTCCCCAATCTCCTCGGTCGAGCCATCCTCTCAAGTCTCCGAAATCGAAACCCTAGGCGAGGAAGCGGACAAGCACCAACAGCCCAGCCAGAGCGGCGCAACGACGAAGACTTCTTCGATTTCGAGATGGTCATGCAATACCTGCAAGGCCGAGTTCGAGTCTCTCGATGACCAGCGCTCTCACTTCAAGTCCGACTTTCACCGTTTCAAC GTAAAGCTAAGCATTGCCGGAAAGGATATCGTGAAGGAGGATGATTTTGATGAGTTGACCTCTGGTTCTTTATTCACAGACTGGGACATATCAAGCATATCAGGGTCTGAAGATGAAGCTGAAAAGGGATCTTTCCCCCCAAATGGCATGGATGGTGGATTAAGTAGAAGTGTTAAACAGAAGCTATATATCTGTCTTCAGAAGGGAGAGAGAATCTCAATCTGGAGATGCTTACTTCTGGACGAGGCAGATAATATCATGTTTAAGAATGATAAACTTGTTCCTGCAGAAAATGGTAACTTTATCCCTTTCTTGAAAGAAAAGGAAGTAATTGAGAAACTGAAATTTTTGATCCACGAGCCCAGGGATAATACCTGTTTGAGGGTTGTTCTACTTGCAAGTGGTGGGCATTTTGCTGGCTGTGTGTTTGATGGTAACTCTATTGTGGCTCATAAGACATTCCACAG ATATGTGATAAGGGCTAAGGCTGGTAAGAAACAGTCGTCAAAAGATGCAAGTGGCAAAGCTGCACACTCTGCTGGAGCTTCACTTCGCCGTTATAATGAACTTGCTTTAAAGAAG GAAATTCAAGAATTACTCGCTACATGGAAACCTTATTTTGATGCTTCGTCATGCGTTTTTATTTATGCTCCTTCAAATAACCGTCAGCTActttttgatggagaaaaaCCATATTTTAGTTGTAAGCGCTGTGCTATTCGGAATATTCCACTGACTGTACGGAGGCCTACATTCAAGGAAGCCAGGCGAGTTTATAATTGGTTGACACAAGTTTGTGAAgaagttgatgaagaaaaaacaACCATCACCAAAGAGTCTTCTCTATTAAGTGCAAACGATACGAGTGATGACTGTCTGGAGTCCACCAGTGAAAACTTGGGGGATAAACTAGAAAGTAGGGATACTACCGAGGCTTATTCAGGTGTCAAAAAGTCTGATACTCCCATatccaaagagagagagagtgaaatcCTTGGTACAACAACACTACTGCATGAAGCAGCAAAGTCTGGGAATGACCAAAAAGTTTTGGAGCTCCTAGAACAAGGTTTAGACCCTTGCATTAAAGATGAAAGGGGTCAGACTCCATTTATGCTTGCAACTGATAAAGAAGTGCGTAATACTTTCAGAAGGTTCATGGCTTCAAACCTTGACAAGTGGGACTGGCATGCTGCTAGAGTGCCGAGTGCTTTGACAAAGGAAATGGAGTTATCTCAAGCTGCTAAACAG GCAGAGAAAGATGCCAAGAGGAAAGCAAGATCAAAAGAGTTGAAGAAATTACGCAAAGCAAGAGAAAAGAAGGCCGAG CAGGCTGAAGCTGCTTTATCCCAGAGTGCTCCTATAGTTCCACAGAATCGGGGAGCCACTTCTATTGCAATTTCCAAAGGGCAGTCTCAGTCTACTACTGGATCTCTGATATCGAAAGAG GAGGAATTAAAAAGGGCACAAGCTGCAGAGAGGGAAAAGAGGGCCGCCGCAGCCGAGAGAAGAATGGCAGCGGCTGCGGCAAAAGGGTCTGACGCGAACATTGCCCCCGCCGCGGTCGCCGCCGCTAGCAGCAGCAGTAGTAGTTCGCAGCCCAGGGGAGTGGTGAGTAGTGATGATGTGAAGTGCTCTTGTTGTAACACATCTCTGGTTGGTAAAGTACCCTTTCACAGGTACAACTACAAATACTGTAGCACATCATGCATGCATGTCCACAGAGAGATGCTCGAAGACGAATAA
- the LOC127802728 gene encoding peptidyl-prolyl cis-trans isomerase CYP18-1 has protein sequence MAVTLHTNLGDIKCEIFCDEVAKAAENFLALCASGYYDGTIFHRNIKGFMIQGGDPTGTGKGGTSIWGKKFNDEIRESLKHNARGILSMANSGPNTNGSQFFITYAKQPHLNGLYTIFGKVIHGFEVLDLMEKTQTGPGDRPLAEIRINRVTIHANPLAG, from the exons ATG GCGGTGACGCTTCACACCAATCTCGGTGACATCAAGTGCGAGATCTTCTGCGACGAGGTCGCCAAAGCGGCGGAG AATTTTTTGGCACTATGTGCCAGTGGATATTATGATGGGACCATATTTCATCGTAATATTAAGGGTTTTATGATCCAAGGTGGAGACCCAACAGGCACAGGGAAAGGAGGGACCAGTATATGGGGCAAAAAGTTCAATGATGAGATAAGAGAGTCCCTCAAG CACAATGCAAGGGGTATATTGTCAATGGCCAATAGTGGCCCCAACACTAATGGAAGCCAGTTCTTCATTACGTATGCAAAACAACCTCATCTCAATGGATTATACACAATCTTTGGCAAAGTAATTCATGGGTTTGAAGTCCTGGATCTCATGGAAAAG ACTCAGACTGGACCAGGGGATCGACCTCTTGCAGAAATCAGGATCAATAGAGTGACAATACATGCCAATCCACTTGCCGGCTAA
- the LOC127801677 gene encoding uncharacterized protein LOC127801677 isoform X2, translated as MAKDAGSAAHARKKEEKRPRSIFDLPPDFFDSCLLLQSPISSVEPSSQVSEIETLGEEADKHQQPSQSGATTKTSSISRWSCNTCKAEFESLDDQRSHFKSDFHRFNVKLSIAGKDIVKEDDFDELTSGSLFTDWDISSISGSEDEAEKGSFPPNGMDGGLSRSVKQKLYICLQKGERISIWRCLLLDEADNIMFKNDKLVPAENGNFIPFLKEKEVIEKLKFLIHEPRDNTCLRVVLLASGGHFAGCVFDGNSIVAHKTFHRYVIRAKAGKKQSSKDASGKAAHSAGASLRRYNELALKKEIQELLATWKPYFDASSCVFIYAPSNNRQLLFDGEKPYFSCKRCAIRNIPLTVRRPTFKEARRVYNWLTQVCEEVDEEKTTITKESSLLSANDTSDDCLESTSENLGDKLESRDTTEAYSGVKKSDTPISKERESEILGTTTLLHEAAKSGNDQKVLELLEQGLDPCIKDERGQTPFMLATDKEVRNTFRRFMASNLDKWDWHAARVPSALTKEMELSQAAKQAEKDAKRKARSKELKKLRKAREKKAEAEAALSQSAPIVPQNRGATSIAISKGQSQSTTGSLISKEEELKRAQAAEREKRAAAAERRMAAAAAKGSDANIAPAAVAAASSSSSSSQPRGVVSSDDVKCSCCNTSLVGKVPFHRYNYKYCSTSCMHVHREMLEDE; from the exons ATGGCAAAAGACGCTGGTTCCGCCGCCCATGCTCGGAAAAAGGAGGAGAAGCGACCGCGCTCCATATTCGATTTGCCGCCGGACTTCTTCGATTCATGTCTCCTCCTCCAGTCCCCAATCTCCTCGGTCGAGCCATCCTCTCAAGTCTCCGAAATCGAAACCCTAGGCGAGGAAGCGGACAAGCACCAACAGCCCAGCCAGAGCGGCGCAACGACGAAGACTTCTTCGATTTCGAGATGGTCATGCAATACCTGCAAGGCCGAGTTCGAGTCTCTCGATGACCAGCGCTCTCACTTCAAGTCCGACTTTCACCGTTTCAAC GTAAAGCTAAGCATTGCCGGAAAGGATATCGTGAAGGAGGATGATTTTGATGAGTTGACCTCTGGTTCTTTATTCACAGACTGGGACATATCAAGCATATCAGGGTCTGAAGATGAAGCTGAAAAGGGATCTTTCCCCCCAAATGGCATGGATGGTGGATTAAGTAGAAGTGTTAAACAGAAGCTATATATCTGTCTTCAGAAGGGAGAGAGAATCTCAATCTGGAGATGCTTACTTCTGGACGAGGCAGATAATATCATGTTTAAGAATGATAAACTTGTTCCTGCAGAAAATGGTAACTTTATCCCTTTCTTGAAAGAAAAGGAAGTAATTGAGAAACTGAAATTTTTGATCCACGAGCCCAGGGATAATACCTGTTTGAGGGTTGTTCTACTTGCAAGTGGTGGGCATTTTGCTGGCTGTGTGTTTGATGGTAACTCTATTGTGGCTCATAAGACATTCCACAG ATATGTGATAAGGGCTAAGGCTGGTAAGAAACAGTCGTCAAAAGATGCAAGTGGCAAAGCTGCACACTCTGCTGGAGCTTCACTTCGCCGTTATAATGAACTTGCTTTAAAGAAG GAAATTCAAGAATTACTCGCTACATGGAAACCTTATTTTGATGCTTCGTCATGCGTTTTTATTTATGCTCCTTCAAATAACCGTCAGCTActttttgatggagaaaaaCCATATTTTAGTTGTAAGCGCTGTGCTATTCGGAATATTCCACTGACTGTACGGAGGCCTACATTCAAGGAAGCCAGGCGAGTTTATAATTGGTTGACACAAGTTTGTGAAgaagttgatgaagaaaaaacaACCATCACCAAAGAGTCTTCTCTATTAAGTGCAAACGATACGAGTGATGACTGTCTGGAGTCCACCAGTGAAAACTTGGGGGATAAACTAGAAAGTAGGGATACTACCGAGGCTTATTCAGGTGTCAAAAAGTCTGATACTCCCATatccaaagagagagagagtgaaatcCTTGGTACAACAACACTACTGCATGAAGCAGCAAAGTCTGGGAATGACCAAAAAGTTTTGGAGCTCCTAGAACAAGGTTTAGACCCTTGCATTAAAGATGAAAGGGGTCAGACTCCATTTATGCTTGCAACTGATAAAGAAGTGCGTAATACTTTCAGAAGGTTCATGGCTTCAAACCTTGACAAGTGGGACTGGCATGCTGCTAGAGTGCCGAGTGCTTTGACAAAGGAAATGGAGTTATCTCAAGCTGCTAAACAG GCAGAGAAAGATGCCAAGAGGAAAGCAAGATCAAAAGAGTTGAAGAAATTACGCAAAGCAAGAGAAAAGAAGGCCGAG GCTGAAGCTGCTTTATCCCAGAGTGCTCCTATAGTTCCACAGAATCGGGGAGCCACTTCTATTGCAATTTCCAAAGGGCAGTCTCAGTCTACTACTGGATCTCTGATATCGAAAGAG GAGGAATTAAAAAGGGCACAAGCTGCAGAGAGGGAAAAGAGGGCCGCCGCAGCCGAGAGAAGAATGGCAGCGGCTGCGGCAAAAGGGTCTGACGCGAACATTGCCCCCGCCGCGGTCGCCGCCGCTAGCAGCAGCAGTAGTAGTTCGCAGCCCAGGGGAGTGGTGAGTAGTGATGATGTGAAGTGCTCTTGTTGTAACACATCTCTGGTTGGTAAAGTACCCTTTCACAGGTACAACTACAAATACTGTAGCACATCATGCATGCATGTCCACAGAGAGATGCTCGAAGACGAATAA